One Carassius auratus strain Wakin chromosome 16, ASM336829v1, whole genome shotgun sequence genomic window carries:
- the cldn12 gene encoding claudin-12 has protein sequence MSCRDIHATNAFAFIIAMLSVAGLTIATFIPQWRTTRLLTFNRNAKNVTVYDGLWTKCVLRDGSSGCYYFDSDWYAKVDQLDLRLLQFCLPAGLLFSSLALLLCLTGMCKTACCSKTPEDIKNSRCLVNSSGCHLVAGMLLFLGGAIAMPPSVWFLFHTRNLNERYDNLFAVEFGVYVAIGSAGGLILAALLMFMWYCMCKKLPSPFWLPLPEGPAMTNSLSAQPLMTNGLPSPVTYAPQTFPPAVLDAPVFVPAHGYPQPAPTQPMPPHVYMPQMSIPDGYSSEVGASHAYGYAPSQSYAPSQAYAPSQSYAPSQRYAGHRYSTRSQMSGIEIDIPVFAD, from the exons ATGTCTTGTCGTGACATTCACGCCACCAATGCTTTTGCCTTCATCATCGCGATGCTGTCTGTGGCCGGTCTGACCATCGCCACATTTATTCCCCAGTGGAGAACCACACGCCTGCTCACCTTCAACCGCAATGCCAAAAACGTGACCGTGTACGATGGCCTCTGGACCAAGTGTGTGCTGCGTGATGGTTCTTCAGGTTGCTATTACTTTGATTCAGACTGGTATGCAAAAGTAGACCAGCTGGACCTCAGACTGCTTCAGTTCTGTTTACCTGCTG GTCTGCTGTTTTCCAGCTTGGCTCTTCTGCTCTGTCTCACTGGCATGTGTAAAACTGCTTGCTGCTCCAAAACTCCTGAAGACATTAAGAACTCCCGCTGCCTGGTCAACAGCTCAggctgccatctagtggctgGGATGCTACTGTTTCTAGGTGGGGCCATCGCCATGCCGCCCTCCGTCTGGTTCCTGTTCCACACACGTAACCTTAACGAACGCTATGATAATCTGTTTGCCGTAGAGTTTGGGGTGTATGTGGCCATTGGCAGTGCTGGTGGTCTGATCTTAGCTGCCCTGCTGATGTTCATGTGGTAttgcatgtgtaaaaaactgcCTTCGCCCTTCTGGCTACCTCTACCTGAAGGGCCTGCGATGACCAACAGCCTTTCCGCGCAGCCCCTTATGACCAACGGCTTGCCTTCTCCTGTGACATACGCACCCCAGACTTTCCCTCCGGCTGTTCTGGATGCCCCCGTTTTTGTCCCAGCACATGGTTACCCTCAACCTGCACCCACACAGCCTATGCCGCCCCATGTCTACATGCCACAGATGTCCATACCTGATGGTTACAGCTCAGAAGTGGGAGCCTCACATGCATATGGTTACGCTCCCTCTCAAAGCTACGCACCTTCTCAGGCATACGCCCCATCTCAAAGCTACGCCCCCTCACAGAGGTATGCTGGGCACCGCTATTCCACACGCTCCCAAATGTCCGGCATTGAGATTGACATTCCTGTCTTTGCTGACTGA